In Symphalangus syndactylus isolate Jambi chromosome 6, NHGRI_mSymSyn1-v2.1_pri, whole genome shotgun sequence, a genomic segment contains:
- the TMEM213 gene encoding transmembrane protein 213 yields MQRLPTATRATLILSLAFASLHSACLAEASSSNSSTLTAHHPDPGTLEQCLNVDFCPQAARCCRTGVDEYGWIAAAVGWSLWFLTLILLCVDKLMKLTPDEPKDLQA; encoded by the exons ATGCAGCGCCTCCCCACTGCCACCCGGGCCACCCTGATCCTCAGCCTGGCCTTTGCCTCCCTCCACTCGGCTTGCTTGGCAG AAGCAAGCAGCAGCAACAGCTCAACCTTGACCGCTCACCACCCAGACCCTGGGACCCTGGAGCAGTGCCTCA ACGTGGACTTCTGCCCACAAGCAGCCCGGTGCTGCCGCACAGGAGTGGACGAGTACGGCTGGATCGCGGCGGCTGTTGGCTGGAGCCTCTGGTTCCTCACGCTCATTCTGCTCTGTGTGGACAAACTGATGAAGCTGACTCCAGATGAGCCCAAGGACTTGCAGGCATGA